Proteins encoded together in one Microplitis mediator isolate UGA2020A chromosome 7, iyMicMedi2.1, whole genome shotgun sequence window:
- the LOC130672079 gene encoding aminopeptidase N-like: protein MIKDLIIISAALLCATAAMTFGYGPGDDTKTGKFLKEFEESKQYRLPRNTAPRVYIMEFDPDFAGEKFTFKGNSSIIFQVLQATASVTLHRSNKITIDKDFTKLIDEIGISQKPVKQEWTGQNEFYKIKFKNKLEPGYYTLKLKWTGDDAGNDWFSPQSGFFRAENELENDQSQYFVTTQFQPIGARDAFPCWDEPGFKAEFEISIRHHKNYTALSNMPVRNHQPLPDGKIITHFERSVKMSSYLLCMAVVNYESVTNDKGNISFYGLETDLDSLKTPLEVSEKAIEIMEAYTQIPYALPKLDQITVPRLEATGMENWGLITYDTSAVKFQNTTLIPNDEKYRNMAMLVAHEVAHQWFGNLVSPLWWNDLWLNEAFATYFQHKVMDQMQPETHEMDLLAVTFINDAFDTESSEIARPIKWMPRDKIAFDEIFSAVTYHKGAAFLYMLEHVLTEEVFQKGIQKYFKEHKFDAVVTDDLVEALQEAYDEQNEVELFDIKEFVDLWIEQTGTPVLTVTRNYETGEVNVTQKNSGEVNPDNKWKIPISYATKSNPDFSSTTPTIWMSEDQETITLPNINKHDWIILNVQQRGLYQVDYDNENWYRLAKCLILNHEQFHPINRAQLITDSWRQLENDPSNLDVLFNITAYLYQEKNELPWISAANIITELAKIFRNTEAEDVFETYILFLTEVITVQPNTNYRLRNNLVPLICEFGHFGCRSAARQFFDAFAENPSKHLFPVSDSEWIVCYGLRNANETVQEMIMSNPGSKHQFIKCIHDTEKRDKYMNEMIKPTSNSSIDDVNQVIQGFTDSGRKDVDYILQYFCDHFQDIEKFYENDDDANLQATVTRIISSIKTQDQLDKIKAFTVVHKDILNEIISDSSVSMDSLLEKAKLAVEQAGKFGDELRKRVNWNLARNTWIGMSEQNECS from the exons atgattaaggatttgataattatatcgGCCGCGTTACTTTGCGCGACCGCTGCGATGACGTTCGGTTATGGGCCTGGTGATGACACCAAAACggggaaatttttaaaagaatttgaAGAAAGCAAACAGTATCGTTTGCCTCGTAACACAGCACCGCGAGTGTATATAATGGAGTTTGATCCCGATTTCGCGGGTGAAAAGTTTACTTTCAAAGGAAACAGTTCGATTATTTTCCAAGTTCTTCAGGCTACGGCTTCTGTGACTCTGCATAGATCTAACAAGATCACAATAGACAAAGATTTTACAAAGCTGATTGACGAAATAGGAATTTCCCAAAAGCCAGTGAAGCAAGAATGGACCGGGCAAaacgaattttataaaataaagtttaagaaTAAATTAGAACCCGGTTATTATACTTTGAAATTAAAGTGGACTGGTGATGATGCCGGTAATGACTGGTTTTCTCCCCAATCAGGATTTTTCCGGGCCGAAAATGAATTAGAAAATGACCAATCGCA atatttcGTAACGACTCAATTCCAGCCGATAGGCGCTCGTGATGCGTTTCCGTGTTGGGATGAACCCGGCTTCAAAGCCGAGTTCGAAATATCAATAAGgcatcataaaaattatacagCTCTCTCAAATATGCCAGTTCGTAACCATCAGCCGTTGCCAGACGGTAAAATCATAACTCACTTCGAAAGATCTGTCAAAATGTCCTCCTATCTTCTTTGTATGGCAGTCGTTAATTACGAATCTGTCACAAATGACAAAGGAAATATCTCTTTCTACGGATTAGAAACTGACCTAGATTCATTGAAGACCCCACTAGAAGTAAGCGAAAAAGCTATTGAAATAATGGAAGCTTACACTCAAATACCATATGCGCTACCGAAATTAGATCAAATAACTGTTCCACGACTTGAGGCAACTGGGATGGAAAACTGGGGTCTTATTACTTATGA TACATCTGCTGTAAAGTTTCAAAACACAACTTTGATTCCTAATGACGAGAAGTACCGCAATATGGCGATGTTAGTTGCACATGAAGTGGCTCATCAATGGTTTGGCAATCTTGTCAGTCCTCTTTGGTGGAATGATCTTTGGTTAAACGAAGCATTCGCAACATACTTTCAACATAAAGTGATGGATCAG ATGCAACCGGAAACACATGAAATGGATTTACTAGCAGTAACTTTTATAAACGATGCTTTTGATACAGAATCATCTGAAATAGCTAGACCCATTAAATGGATGCCTCGGGATAAAATAGCTTTTGATGAAATATTTAGTGCTGTTACGTACCACAAGGGCGCTGCGTTTTTATATATGCTAGAACATGTTCTTACGGAAGAAGTCTTTCAAAaaggaattcaaaaatatttcaaagaaCA TAAATTTGACGCTGTAGTTACTGATGATCTTGTGGAAGCCCTTCAAGAAGCTTACGATGAACAAAATGAAGTCGAACTGTTTGATATAAAAGAATTTGTGGATCTTTGGATTGAACAAACAGGAACTCCTGTTTTAACTGTAACAAGAAACTATGAAACGGGCGAAGTAAACGTAacgcaaaaaaattctggGGAGGTAAATCCTGACAACAAGTGGAAAATTCCGATAAGCTATGCTACTAAATCTAATCCGGATTTCTCGTCTACGACTCCCACTATTTGGATGAGTGAGGATCAGGAAACAATAACGTTGCCCAACATTAACAAACACGATTGGATTATTCTGAACGTCCAACAGAGAG GACTTTATCAAGTCGACTATGACAACGAAAATTGGTACCGATTGGCGAAATGTCTAATTTTGAACCATGAACAATTTCATCCCATAAATCGTGCCCAACTTATCACAGATTCTTGGAGGCAGTTAGAAAACGATCCATCAAACCTTGATGTGTTATTCAACATCACGGCTTATTtatatcaagaaaaaaatgagttacCCTGGATATCTGCAGCTAACATAATAACTGAATTAGCAAAAATATTTCGCAATACAGAAGCAGAAGATGTATTTGAAACATACATTCTTTTCCTTACGGAAGTAATAACGGTACAGCCAAATACCAATTACCGTTTGAGGAACAATTTAGTTCCATTAATCTGTGAATTTGGGCATTTCGGCTGCAGATCAGCTGCCCGCCAGTTTTTTGATGCGTTTGCAGAAAATCCTTCTAAGCACTT ATTTCCCGTTTCTGATTCCGAATGGATCGTGTGTTACGGCCTCCGAAATGCCAATGAAACTGTTCAAGAAATGATCATGTCAAATCCAGGATCAAAGCATCAATTTATCAAATGCattcatgatactgaaaaaCGCGATAAATATATGAACGAAATGATTAAACCCACTTCTAATTCAAGTATAGATGATGTTAATCAAGTCATCCAAGGATTTACCGACAGTGGACGTAAAGATGTTGATTATATTTTGCAATACTTTTGCGATCATTTCCAAGACATCGAAAAATT CTATGAAAATGATGATGATGCAAATCTTCAGGCTACTGTTACCCGAATTATTTCATCCATCAAAACTCAAGATCAGCTCGATAAA atTAAGGCTTTCACAGTAGTACATAAGGatatattaaatgaaataatttctgATTCCTCGGTATCAATGGACAGTCTGTTGGAGAAAGCTAAGCTTGCTGTCGAACAAGCGGGAAAATTTGGTGATGAACTTCGAAAGCGTGTTAATTGGAACCTAGCTAGAAACACCTGGATTGGAATGTCGGAACAAAATGAGTGTTCATGA